AAGCTTTTGTCACTTTCAAAGCTAACGTTGAACTCCAATGTAACACTAAAATCAAAGCCATTCAAAATTATTGGGGTTGGGAGTATCGTagcttagttttttttttttttttgggttccaAAAGCATGGCATCACACATTGAGTCTCTTGCCCACACACCTGACAACAAAACGGTGTTGTCGAACATGAGTATCGACATATAGTTGATATGAGTCTTTCAGTATTAGCTCATTCTCATATGCCTCTCAAGTTTTAGGATGATGCTTATCTACAGCTGTCTTTCTTATAATTCATTTACCATCTTCAAGCATTCAAGGGGAAATTTCTCTTACTCGACTTTTTCACTAGCTCTTGATTACTTGTTTCTTAGAGTGTTTGGTTGCCTTTGTTTTCCCTATCTCCAACCCTACAATTCACACAATTTAATTTTCGCACCAAACTGTGCACCTTTCCTGGTTACAGTAGCACTCACAAAGGCTACAAATACCTAATTTCAGATGGTCATGTTTATATCTCATGCCATGTCAATTTTGATGAGCACTCATTTCCCTTTGTAAAAAGTCTCCTGCTCTATCTCCTTCAACCACTGATCCCTTATCTAATTTATATCTTCCAGAAATTCCTCTTTCCTATAATGCTCCTATCATCTCTTCTCCGGCTTCATCTTCACATTCCTTATATCCTTTCTCCTCTGTGTCTTCCCTGTTGCTACTGCATCTTCTGTCCCTCCTTTGTCCCCTACTTCGAGGAATTTATCCAAATACATGTGCCTTGCATTTTTCTAACTTATTCAAATTCAAAGAACAACATAAAGaaaatccaaataaaaatatatggtaCTATATTAAAACATAGcttgagaaaaaaaaacaaatcttaAGATGCCTTAGAAGATAGCAATCATACCAGTACATTCAGAACTTGAGAATCAACTCCTCTGAGCGAATCAAGATACTGAAACTTTTCATCCTTTTTATTAATAACTGCTAAACACCAATGGATTTCTTGGTGGATGGGCACAAAAATCTAATAAAAACGAGAACCACATAAGATAATTGAGTAAATAAAAGTTAGAAAAAATGGAGTTGATCTGATAGacaacaataaaatatttaaagatgcatatgcaaaaaaaattactttatcACATTCTAAAAGGTTATATCCTAGCTTTTTGTGTGTAGTCCATCTTCGAACTGATTGAAAATTGTAGCCACCTCTGCCACTAATCAGCTGAAAAAAAGTTAGAAGCGTAAATAATACTGTTCTCGATGGAAAAATGAAACCATTGCAGAGGCTATGAAAGTCTAATAATAAGTGGATTTTCAATTTAGGGTTCTTCGATAAAGCGNTAGGAGTTGATAATTCGCCATGCAACAAACTGATTTTTATTGggaataattaatataaggaaAGATCACTTTCCATTTGCACAAGAGACAGATTCACCGCATTGCCACACGAATAAAAAGACCAGAACCTCAATAACAGGTCCAGACTGTTGTAGAATAAAGATGTCAAATTTCTAAATGATTGCATACATCTTGATCGAATAATGCAATATATTGGAATATAACTAATCACTGTACGCCTCTCAACCCATTCAATGGCTTCTGAGTCTTATGTGATCAACCAATTTTACTTTTTCATTCACATATTTTCTATTCTTATGCACTAAGGCGTCCATTTTCCTGGTGTTATTGAAGAATATGTATTATCATGATAGTCATATTTTGGCACCTCCACAATAAGTATCCGCAGTAACTCCAGACAACATTGTTTAACAATATGTTTTCAGAATATGTTGGTTAATAAGTCGCTAAGTTTATTCGGAAAAGAGGAATTGTCACATAACGATCCCAAGCATATTAAGCAACACCATGAAATAGCAGTTACTAGTTTTAAGTGTGCATGAGTGTatttcttagcataaaaagggAAGAAAGTAAATGCAGTGTGTACGAAATCGACGTGGTCCACTTTAACCAAAATGGCACACGACTTTTTGAGCATAAAACTCTATAATATGTCGTCATTAAAGTAAGAGAGTAAAATCAGTGAGTGAGAAGACCTTCTTATAAAAGAAAGTGTTAAAAAAATGGCATTTCAAGAACTTTTGTGGGTCCTTGCTTTCCCTTTCCTTCAACAATTCAAGATAGACATTAATGACCTGCAAAGTAAGAAGCAAGTCATACACTTCCAAAACTAGCTTCCTCGCGCTAACTGGAATCGTTCCAATTTCTTTCCTTGAAAATAAGAAACAAGGTCACCTCATCATTAAGCCATGCCTCTGGACTCAAACACCGCAATATTTCTCCAGAAATATCGATATTAGAATTTTTATGACTCACCAAAACCTTTCTCCTGTAAAATTTAAACAGACTCAAAATGTATTAAAAAAAGTGAAACATCAAGATCTAGTTCAATTGAAGATTAAGTACCTATAGAAATTGGACAATGCGCGATCGATGTCATCCTCTTCCTCCTTGGTAAGAGGAATAAAACATTCACTGGCCACGTCCTGCAATTGAATTCAATTCCACTGTCAGAAAAATACCATCACACTATGAGATACAAGACTAAACAAAGAATTACACAAACAAGACATTTCCACTGCAAATCAATCTGAAATGTCACCTTAAATTGCTCTTCTTTCTTATGAGACCTCAAAAAAGAAAACCTTCGAACACACATTTCATAAAACCCAATTAAAAAAGTTAAGCTTTGCAGCTTGCCATCTCTCTTCTTCGATGCATCATACAACTTTTTATGAACACGAGAAGCATCTGGTTCTTGGTCCAACAGAATTAAGTCCATTTTCTCCACAACATCTATCTTGGCATTCACTTTACTTACATCACTTGCTATAGAAGAATCCAAAGACTTCAGTTCTTTCTCCACCGATTTAATCTCATAGTTAGGTGATTGCTCCGGAGTCCTATGCTCCTTCCACTTGCCGTTCAAAACATCCACAACATCCACCTCCTCAACGCCGGAATCATCTGATACATCTATTAGGTTGTCCTCCTCCTCATCATCCTTAATTCGAATCACCTCCTTTTCCTTCTTTCTCGGCACAAACACGTCATTTTGTCCATTAAAGAACCTTGCCGAACTAAATTTCGCCTCAAACTCAGCTACAAAAAAACTATCAATTTTTTCAGCAGTACTTTCCTTGGAACTAGCAGCAATCCCAAGTTTCTTTGCCCCAAAAAACGCCCCAATTCTTGATCTCCTAACTGGCGCATGAACTTCTCTGGAGCCCCTTGATTTTGGATCAGGGTACAAAGCAATTCTCGACCGAACAGAATTTGGTGATGCGGGCGGATAATTTTCATGGATATTTTTACTAGTAGAAGCCGAAAGCCTGAGCTTTTTTGCAATGTGAGCGCGTGATTGATCGTATGATGGGGAATTTGACAAAAGTGATTTGTTAAAATCCTCGCCGCGCTTTCGATTGCTAGTAAAAGCCCCCataatcaaataataaacaAACCAACAAAAAAGAACACTCAGACAGAAAAACGTCGACTCATTCAAAACAATGTGTGAAAAATTCTCATCATCTTTCTGAATAGGGCTTGCTTTCGATTAAATTAAACCGGCAATATTTCTGAGCGTTGTAGAAAAACGCAATTCTAGGGTTCTGAAAGTATTCCAAAAACAACACAGAGGTGTGAAACTAGCTCCGCACGATTTGGACGCTTGATTTTGCTCAAGAGAATTTGCCTGTGAATTCTGAGTCGGATAAGTTTGTTTATGTAAAcgtgaatgttttttttttttttaaattaattacagTGAAACCCCCTGCCACGATAGCATGTCAATTAAGGTGGATTGATCGAGTTGATCATTActactatttaaaaataatctaatTTGAACTTAACTCGAACTCGAATCAACTGGAAAACTCTCCCAAATTCAAATCAACCTCGTCAACTCTTTTAACcagattttgaattatttttaaaaaaaactaaataaaattcaaaaaaaaaaatttaattttaacacATAATAACACAATCttcctcatatatatgatttaaatttgaaaatctaattatagaaaaataaagtatatttactaaatcgaataaacaattgtttaaaaaataaaaaatgttcacaataaatattaaattatgaaaatttatgatataaatatataataaatattttttcagacatacaatatataaaatatagaaaatatttattaattatatttttttaaaaaaaattaaaattttcgggtcaacccgaacccaacccgatcatttttttggGTCAGCTATCGTGTCCAAaacgatctgacccgaacccgaaaactccAAACATGATATTTTTCGGGTTGACCCGTGTAAGGTTGAtaggtcgtgtctgattttgacactcCTGAGCCACACGTTTTGTTATTTAAGATAAGAATTTCATTTGGGTTAATCGTTAGTTTTAGCTCATCTTACTTTaagggtgtcaaaatcagacacgacccatCAACACGACACGATTCAacctaaaaaaattagatttgagtttgggattttcgggttcgggtcagatcgagttggacccgatagcttaCTCGAAAAAATTGATCGagttgggttgggttcgggtcaacccggagttggccgaaaattttaaatttttttaaaagaatatataattaataaatattgcctacatttttatataatatatgtttggaaaaatatttattgtatatttatatcataaattttcataatttaatatttattttgaatactttttattttctaaacaattatttatttgatttagtaaatatattttatttttctataattagactttcaaatttaaatcatatattcaaatttaaacCTCTTAGGCCTTCCGAAAAAAGaaccaaatatttcaaattttgctATATgtctaaaaaaatacataaaaaaaaaaaaatcttggttGTACATGTAGAATTAGTTTTACGATTTTGAGCACTTTCTGGCGGTTGTGGTTGTTTGcaggtttttaattaaaaagatagaacatatattcaaatttatttggaaacaataacattataatgtcatacaaatataaaatatatgtctttgaaatataaaatataacttaaatcgtataaagataaaactagaTAAAACAATAATCAAGATTCAAAACTAAGTTAATAATTGAACAATACAAGGCACTCCcaacaaaaatgacatttacactattatgtaaaagaaataaatactcTAATACAAGACTAATATGAATAAGTTAAGAAGATGATGAGTTTTCTTTGTATGAGTAATAATTTTGAAGAAATTTAAGATATATTAATTGATTACTTCTTTAGTTGAATATGTTGTTCacaaattattataatcatATGTTAAATATTATGGTAAGAAGTTAAACGGGGCGGTTTGACGTGGTTCTTGGCAAAAAAATAACTAAACCATGTATGCGGTGCATACACAAGCATGCTTGACGCTTGCATGGAAGCCCATAAATTTTCCTACTACGACATGAATAACTAGATACATTTAAATCAACATCAAAGTTTTATCTCCATACAGTACCTAAAACCTCGATCCACGTGACCTATGCACCTTCAAGGTACGAGATTTACTACATACGattgaaacattttttttcttttctaggACTTAACTCTTGAACCAAATTCAATGTTGATTCTCGtatttgatgcatcattatcataatttggatgCATATATTATCGACCATGCATAGTCATAAGAGATAGATAACGAGAATAATTTACCCAATTGTTCCAACTTTCAGCTATATTAATGTTAATGACACCTCATCGCTTACCCTAGAATAAAACATTTGCTCAACTTTCTGTCGAAGAATTCACAATAAACTTTTTCGCATGTGACGTGGGACACAATTATACTATTAATATATTCAGAAAACTCACACCTAGATGTGATGTAAACAACTTTTTTCAAGATTGAAGAACATCGTTTCTTATTATGGAGTGGATACCTTTACAACACCtacattcacaataaaaatttaaatcattaaagaaaataatattcaacAAATTATAAGTGAAAAATTGTGTTTGaaaaataccaaactaacatgtTTGACAAAATTATCTACAAGGTGTTTGAGGCAGCAAGCTTGGTGACTACCAAAAAAACACAAACTGAatgaatttaatcaaaccaGGATGACtatcaaagaaaaaataaagcTATGGAAGAACAAGATATCTGTGAAGTTAGGACAACTTTTAAAcaatcacaaaattattttcaatcacAATCATTCTCCGCATCTTCAACTACATACGCTAATGTGAACATGTCATCATTAGCATCCTTGACGATGGTATTTATTCTTAATGTGACACCCATCCAAAACAGCAACGACCGACAACCACTAGTGTTGAAAAGGAAATTGAAGATCAAAAGAAAGACACGAGAATTGGCGGTGATGAACTTCACCTGATTTCCAGATTTTGTATTAACCGAAAAAATTGTTCTCCTACCTAAGCTACCCTCTATTTATACACAAACAAAGTAGGAAAGCGTGTTAAATACAAAAGCGTTTCTTTAACTCCTAAAGCACTTATTTTAAGACTCCCCTTCAAGCTTGGAATATATCCAGCATTCCAAGCTTGGACAGAAGATATTGGGGCTGGGCTTTTCCAAGTGCTTTAGTGAACAAGTCGGCCGGTTGCTCTTCTGTCGGAACATAAGATGTTTTAATCAACTTCTCACATATCTTTTCTCGTATTAAATATCAATCAATCTCTATATGTTTCGTTCTCTCATGATACATTGGATTAGCCGCAATGTGCAAAGCCGTAGTGTTGTCACAGTAGATAACCACATGTAGTGTCAATTCCATTCCCATGTCCTTTAGAACTCCTACTATCCAGACCACTTCACACGTTGTATTTGCCATGGCCCTATATTCTGC
This genomic window from Primulina huaijiensis isolate GDHJ02 chromosome 7, ASM1229523v2, whole genome shotgun sequence contains:
- the LOC140980502 gene encoding ubiquitin-like-specific protease ESD4 translates to MGAFTSNRKRGEDFNKSLLSNSPSYDQSRAHIAKKLRLSASTSKNIHENYPPASPNSVRSRIALYPDPKSRGSREVHAPVRRSRIGAFFGAKKLGIAASSKESTAEKIDSFFVAEFEAKFSSARFFNGQNDVFVPRKKEKEVIRIKDDEEEDNLIDVSDDSGVEEVDVVDVLNGKWKEHRTPEQSPNYEIKSVEKELKSLDSSIASDVSKVNAKIDVVEKMDLILLDQEPDASRVHKKLYDASKKRDGKLQSLTFLIGFYEMCVRRFSFLRSHKKEEQFKDVASECFIPLTKEEEDDIDRALSNFYRRKVLVSHKNSNIDISGEILRCLSPEAWLNDEVINVYLELLKERESKDPQKFLKCHFFNTFFYKKLISGRGGYNFQSVRRWTTHKKLGYNLLECDKIFVPIHQEIHWCLAVINKKDEKFQYLDSLRGVDSQVLNVLARYYVDEVKEKCGKDLNVSSWEREYVTDLPKQENGFDCGVFMIKYADFFSRDIGLCFNQQHMPYFRRRIAKEILKLRAE